A region of Reichenbachiella carrageenanivorans DNA encodes the following proteins:
- a CDS encoding (4Fe-4S)-binding protein, whose translation MTHELYLSIMAIKTYSNNDVIVKWQSDLCIHSEKCFHGLPKVFNPNQKPWVNITGASTEDIVAQVQKCPSGALSIVNEPSQITPSQETIVETMPNGPLMVYGQMKIKHNGQEVLKDNKATAFCRCGASRNKPYCDGTHKKIDFIG comes from the coding sequence TTGACACACGAACTATACCTCTCTATCATGGCTATCAAAACCTATTCGAACAACGACGTTATTGTGAAATGGCAATCTGACCTATGCATTCATTCTGAAAAATGCTTTCATGGGCTACCCAAAGTTTTTAACCCTAACCAGAAACCATGGGTGAACATAACGGGTGCTTCGACCGAAGACATTGTGGCACAAGTACAAAAATGTCCGTCTGGCGCCCTATCCATCGTAAACGAACCCAGCCAAATCACTCCCTCTCAAGAAACCATCGTAGAAACAATGCCCAATGGACCACTTATGGTGTATGGACAAATGAAAATCAAACACAACGGACAAGAGGTTCTCAAAGACAATAAAGCCACGGCTTTTTGTAGATGTGGGGCTTCCAGAAACAAACCTTACTGCGATGGTACGCATAAAAAAATTGATTTCATAGGCTAA
- the rlmN gene encoding 23S rRNA (adenine(2503)-C(2))-methyltransferase RlmN — MNEVATLVDLRKSSKKEISNFLVEIGEKPFRAKQIQEWIWKKSATSIDEMTNLSLTTRDKLKAHFTIRPAVVDKEQKSNDGTIKSALKLHDQHLIESVLIPQDERMTACVSSQVGCSLSCKFCATGYMDRARNLDASEIYDQVVTVARQAKENFDKPLSNIVYMGMGEPLLNYKNVLESIDRITSPDGLHMSPKRITVSTAGIAKMIKKLADDDVKFNLALSLHAANDEKRNKIMPINETNTLEALREALNYFYKKTGNKITFEYILFYDFNDSLQDAQELFEFWKRVPARINIIEYNPIAEAKYKNADADTLDTFTKFLTDKGVNVHVRRSRGKDIDAACGQLANKN, encoded by the coding sequence ATGAATGAGGTAGCAACTTTAGTAGATTTAAGAAAATCATCGAAGAAAGAAATCTCTAATTTCCTAGTGGAAATCGGAGAAAAGCCCTTTCGCGCCAAGCAAATCCAAGAATGGATCTGGAAAAAATCTGCCACTTCCATAGATGAGATGACTAATCTATCACTAACTACCCGCGATAAACTTAAGGCTCATTTCACCATTAGACCAGCCGTCGTAGACAAAGAGCAAAAAAGCAATGATGGCACGATCAAATCTGCGCTCAAACTACACGATCAGCATTTAATCGAAAGCGTGCTAATCCCACAAGACGAAAGAATGACAGCCTGTGTGTCTTCGCAAGTGGGCTGTTCTCTAAGTTGCAAATTTTGCGCTACTGGCTATATGGATCGAGCAAGAAACCTAGACGCCTCAGAGATCTACGATCAAGTAGTGACAGTAGCCAGGCAAGCCAAGGAAAACTTTGATAAGCCGCTATCCAACATCGTATATATGGGCATGGGCGAGCCTTTGCTCAACTACAAAAATGTACTCGAATCTATCGACCGCATCACCTCTCCCGATGGTCTCCATATGTCGCCTAAACGGATCACAGTATCCACAGCAGGCATAGCCAAGATGATCAAAAAATTAGCCGACGACGACGTAAAATTCAACTTGGCACTCTCGCTCCATGCAGCCAACGATGAAAAGCGAAACAAGATCATGCCGATCAACGAAACGAATACACTAGAGGCCCTGCGAGAAGCACTGAATTACTTCTACAAAAAGACTGGCAATAAGATCACCTTTGAGTACATTCTTTTTTATGATTTCAATGACTCATTACAAGACGCTCAAGAGTTGTTTGAATTTTGGAAGCGTGTACCTGCCAGAATCAACATCATAGAATACAACCCTATCGCTGAAGCCAAATACAAAAACGCCGATGCGGATACATTAGATACTTTCACTAAGTTTTTGACGGACAAAGGGGTAAATGTACACGTACGTAGAAGCCGTGGCAAGGACATTGATGCGGCCTGTGGACAACTGGCAAACAAAAATTAA
- a CDS encoding IMPACT family protein, translating into MAESYRIIKSPTEGFYKEKGSKFLAFAYQVNSLDEVKEKLEVLKKEYYDARHHCYAHLINDGHQQLIRANDDGEPNHSAGDPILGQIRSFELVNTLVVVVRYFGGTKLGVSGLVHAYKTAAEEALRMAEIEVIEIKQAFKVEYGYEKTSDVMRIVNDFGVEITSQEFLEICTLFGRIEPELFEALKDKLALAEVIVRKL; encoded by the coding sequence ATGGCGGAATCCTATCGTATCATCAAATCACCAACAGAAGGGTTTTATAAAGAAAAGGGGAGTAAGTTTTTGGCTTTTGCTTACCAAGTTAATTCTTTGGATGAAGTGAAGGAGAAACTGGAAGTTCTCAAAAAAGAATACTACGATGCTCGGCATCACTGTTATGCTCATTTGATCAACGATGGCCATCAACAGCTTATTCGTGCCAATGATGACGGAGAGCCTAATCATTCGGCTGGCGATCCTATACTGGGGCAAATCAGATCATTCGAATTGGTTAATACGCTGGTGGTTGTGGTTCGCTATTTTGGTGGGACTAAGCTGGGAGTGAGTGGGTTAGTTCATGCTTATAAAACTGCCGCAGAAGAAGCATTGCGCATGGCCGAAATTGAAGTAATAGAAATCAAACAGGCTTTCAAAGTAGAATATGGCTACGAAAAAACGAGTGATGTCATGCGTATCGTCAATGATTTTGGCGTTGAAATCACTAGTCAAGAATTTTTAGAAATTTGCACTTTGTTTGGACGTATAGAGCCAGAATTATTTGAAGCCCTCAAGGATAAGCTAGCACTTGCAGAGGTGATTGTCAGAAAGCTTTAA
- a CDS encoding tetratricopeptide repeat protein, whose translation MVDRGGDYIYNQEFEAAERVIDSLSEKLPDHPIVPMMRAMSLAWTDQPLRTSSPVYPEHEKYLLKTISLSEQISRKDSNNLEAMFFEMSAHGLLAEYYAQEGSSFKAMTQAKQTYNLIKKTMEHTSESSELFFLAGLYNYFREKYPERHPVYKSFVWVFKSGDIDRGLIQLDSAVHHSKIVKIEASLYLSYIWLRYENRPDKARYYLERLYKMYPANDYFKAKYLECLMRQKDYRNAIPLIHQLQRNEKPYYKMCGEVFQGVYMEKVGKSFSDAKWYYQRCLSTGSKNPDRGEYYRSIAYLGLGRVAEANGEKDLAAEYYKKTIDLDETDWLTDESETRLEKMD comes from the coding sequence ATGGTAGATCGTGGGGGTGACTATATTTATAATCAGGAATTTGAAGCGGCTGAGCGCGTCATAGACTCTCTTTCCGAAAAACTACCTGACCATCCTATTGTTCCGATGATGCGGGCGATGAGTCTGGCATGGACAGATCAGCCATTACGAACGTCTAGTCCTGTATATCCTGAACACGAAAAGTACCTGCTCAAAACCATCTCATTGTCTGAGCAGATCAGTCGAAAAGATTCGAACAACCTTGAAGCTATGTTTTTTGAAATGTCGGCTCATGGTTTGTTGGCAGAATATTATGCCCAAGAAGGGAGTAGCTTCAAGGCCATGACTCAGGCCAAGCAAACCTACAACTTGATCAAAAAGACCATGGAGCATACTTCCGAAAGTTCGGAGTTGTTTTTTTTAGCAGGGTTGTATAACTACTTTCGTGAAAAATATCCTGAGCGTCATCCAGTATACAAATCATTTGTTTGGGTGTTTAAGAGTGGAGATATCGATCGAGGGCTGATTCAGCTGGACAGTGCGGTGCATCATAGCAAAATAGTGAAAATAGAAGCCAGTTTATACTTGTCATATATCTGGTTGAGATACGAAAATCGTCCAGATAAGGCTCGGTATTATTTAGAAAGGCTTTATAAGATGTATCCTGCAAACGACTATTTCAAAGCTAAATACCTAGAATGTCTGATGAGGCAAAAAGATTATAGAAATGCTATTCCTCTCATACACCAGTTGCAGAGGAACGAAAAGCCTTATTACAAAATGTGTGGAGAAGTGTTTCAGGGGGTATATATGGAAAAAGTGGGCAAGTCTTTTTCGGATGCGAAATGGTACTATCAGCGCTGCTTGTCTACAGGGAGCAAGAATCCCGACCGTGGTGAGTATTATCGCAGCATCGCATATTTGGGGCTTGGGCGTGTTGCCGAAGCCAATGGTGAAAAAGATTTGGCGGCTGAATATTACAAGAAAACGATTGATCTGGATGAGACAGATTGGCTGACTGATGAGAGTGAAACCAGACTAGAAAAAATGGATTAA
- a CDS encoding sugar 3,4-ketoisomerase has product MTIPKLYNLPTVNQSALMTIAEGDFIPFDIQRVYWITSNIQDQIRGEHAHKSCQQLLSCLSGKLKITMEDIQGKKYHFELSQPNEMVLIPSQYWCKIEYNKDAIVLVMASQGYDAKDYIREYNTFKSQTTS; this is encoded by the coding sequence ATGACAATTCCTAAATTATATAATCTTCCGACAGTGAATCAAAGTGCCCTCATGACTATAGCTGAAGGTGATTTTATTCCATTTGACATTCAACGAGTCTATTGGATTACGTCCAATATCCAAGATCAAATACGCGGAGAGCATGCGCACAAGTCGTGCCAACAATTGCTTTCGTGTCTAAGTGGAAAACTTAAAATCACTATGGAAGATATTCAAGGTAAAAAGTACCATTTTGAATTGTCTCAGCCCAATGAAATGGTACTCATTCCATCACAATATTGGTGCAAAATCGAATATAATAAAGATGCTATTGTGTTGGTGATGGCTTCTCAAGGTTATGATGCAAAAGACTATATCAGAGAATACAACACATTCAAATCACAAACGACAAGTTAA
- a CDS encoding GNAT family N-acetyltransferase — MVADRLIFLEGIPDTSTLKDLPIYYKPQYLRLIQPNVKGFYALLPNRRDIVMLLYFQCIENEAISLQEAPFGGIYFTQLAENRQINDFLQFISLQLSTIGITRLSIKIAPRCYGPSALPLDTIGMSSTKREINHHLPITSKSLTDQMTQMQRRRLKKGMAANFVFVQEAPDQLNKIYTFIQACRAQKKHAISVSLTKLKALSDALPSRYLMFSCYHQGQLIAATICVMVNDRVLYNFLPASLKTYNTYSPMVFLLNKIYEYGQQHYFEVLDLGTSMLDDKPNEKLITFKNRMGGVQTERSIYSREI; from the coding sequence ATGGTAGCAGATAGGCTAATTTTTTTGGAAGGGATACCTGATACTTCTACACTCAAAGATCTCCCCATATATTATAAGCCTCAATACTTAAGGCTAATCCAACCCAATGTAAAAGGCTTTTACGCTTTGCTCCCAAACAGGAGAGACATTGTTATGCTCCTCTATTTTCAATGTATTGAAAATGAAGCCATCAGTCTCCAAGAAGCCCCTTTTGGAGGCATTTATTTCACACAACTGGCAGAAAACCGTCAAATCAATGACTTTCTTCAGTTCATCTCTCTACAGCTCTCAACAATAGGCATCACCCGACTCTCAATCAAAATCGCTCCTCGTTGCTACGGCCCATCAGCACTTCCGCTCGATACTATCGGCATGTCCTCCACAAAAAGAGAAATCAATCACCACTTGCCTATCACTTCAAAATCGCTCACAGATCAGATGACTCAGATGCAACGCAGGCGTTTGAAAAAAGGCATGGCAGCCAATTTTGTTTTTGTACAAGAGGCGCCTGATCAACTTAATAAAATATATACATTCATTCAGGCATGTAGAGCTCAGAAAAAACACGCCATTTCTGTCTCATTAACCAAACTGAAAGCTCTCTCAGATGCACTCCCCTCACGCTACCTTATGTTTAGCTGTTATCATCAAGGGCAACTTATAGCAGCTACGATATGTGTCATGGTGAATGATAGAGTGCTCTACAATTTTTTACCTGCAAGCCTCAAAACCTACAATACCTACAGTCCGATGGTCTTTCTGCTAAACAAAATTTACGAATATGGACAACAGCATTATTTTGAAGTATTAGACTTGGGCACGTCTATGCTTGATGATAAACCCAACGAAAAGCTCATTACTTTTAAAAATAGAATGGGAGGAGTACAAACCGAAAGATCTATCTATTCACGGGAAATTTGA
- the porT gene encoding type IX secretion/gliding motility protein PorT/SprT, whose amino-acid sequence MQTFNFRHKLHIHCHKIVLAFVVGCCLVATESHAQISGAINLPNFDEQSVHYGFMIGGHKSRFRLKYSDEYITPALDSVHSILPTDKFGFKIGFIVNFHVFQYMDIRVAPTFSFYQLGLDYRYDNGEVYNELRDPTYFELPVLFKYKSVRRENRAIYLLAGITPAVKVSGNKKDEDASERLLIDKFNLSLDVGVGLDLFQELFKFSPEVRYSFGLLNVLDSEQNDFSAGIESLNIHSFTIYVTFEGGPSSFRKKARKY is encoded by the coding sequence ATGCAAACCTTTAACTTTCGGCATAAGCTCCATATACACTGCCATAAAATAGTACTGGCTTTTGTCGTTGGCTGCTGTCTGGTTGCTACTGAGTCTCATGCTCAGATTTCAGGTGCGATCAATTTGCCGAATTTTGATGAACAAAGTGTACACTACGGGTTTATGATCGGTGGGCATAAGTCTAGGTTTAGATTGAAGTATTCGGATGAGTACATTACCCCTGCGTTAGATTCTGTACATTCCATTTTGCCAACGGATAAGTTTGGGTTCAAAATTGGGTTTATCGTTAATTTTCATGTCTTTCAGTACATGGATATTCGAGTGGCACCTACTTTTAGTTTCTATCAACTCGGGCTAGACTATAGGTACGACAACGGAGAAGTCTATAATGAATTGAGAGATCCTACCTATTTTGAACTTCCAGTTTTATTTAAATACAAATCTGTACGAAGAGAAAATAGAGCCATTTACCTTTTAGCGGGGATAACACCAGCGGTAAAAGTGTCTGGTAATAAGAAAGATGAAGACGCGTCAGAACGTTTGCTGATCGATAAGTTTAATTTGTCTTTGGATGTGGGTGTGGGTCTTGATTTATTTCAGGAGTTATTCAAATTCTCTCCAGAAGTCAGGTATTCGTTTGGTTTGTTAAATGTATTGGACAGTGAGCAAAATGACTTTAGTGCGGGAATCGAAAGTCTAAATATTCATAGTTTCACGATTTATGTGACCTTCGAGGGAGGGCCATCTTCATTCCGAAAAAAGGCTAGAAAATATTAA
- the ubiE gene encoding bifunctional demethylmenaquinone methyltransferase/2-methoxy-6-polyprenyl-1,4-benzoquinol methylase UbiE produces the protein MAVLPYKNQEQSKKQQVADMFNNISKRYDFLNHFLSMGIDILWRKKAIRQLKSHQPKIILDIATGTGDLAIEALKLKPEKIIGVDISEGMLEVGKKKMIELGVEDIIEMRLGDSEQLLFEDNKFDAVIVAFGVRNFEHLEKGLSDMRRVLKDGGKLVVLEFSKPTKFPMKQLYGFYFKAILPLIGKIVSSDNAAYTYLPESVAEFPYGQDFLNILEKTGYKDTKCKPLTFGISSIYTAIK, from the coding sequence TTGGCGGTACTACCTTATAAAAATCAAGAGCAATCGAAGAAGCAACAAGTAGCTGATATGTTTAATAATATCAGTAAACGCTATGATTTCCTCAATCACTTTCTTAGCATGGGTATTGATATCCTTTGGAGGAAAAAAGCCATCCGTCAGTTGAAATCGCATCAACCTAAAATCATCCTTGATATTGCAACTGGCACAGGTGATTTGGCTATAGAGGCTCTGAAGCTAAAACCAGAAAAAATCATCGGAGTGGATATCTCTGAAGGTATGCTCGAAGTAGGCAAGAAGAAAATGATTGAACTAGGAGTGGAAGATATTATCGAAATGCGCCTTGGTGATTCAGAGCAGTTGCTTTTCGAAGACAATAAGTTTGACGCTGTGATCGTTGCCTTTGGCGTAAGGAATTTCGAACATTTGGAAAAAGGTCTCTCTGATATGAGGCGTGTGCTGAAGGATGGAGGCAAGTTGGTTGTTTTGGAGTTTTCTAAACCTACCAAATTTCCAATGAAACAGCTTTACGGTTTTTATTTTAAGGCTATATTGCCACTGATCGGCAAGATAGTATCGAGTGATAATGCCGCCTACACCTACTTGCCAGAATCAGTTGCAGAATTTCCTTACGGTCAAGACTTTCTCAATATTTTAGAAAAAACAGGATACAAAGACACTAAATGCAAACCTTTAACTTTCGGCATAAGCTCCATATACACTGCCATAAAATAG
- the yihA gene encoding ribosome biogenesis GTP-binding protein YihA/YsxC: MKITSSEFVISNTDYKLCPAADKPEYAFIGRSNVGKSSLINMLTDKNKLAKTSGKPGKTQLINHFLINKTWYLVDLPGYGWAQVSKEMKQKWEVMTKNYLGQRENLHNVFVLIDSRIPPQKIDIDFLNWLGEYQIPFSIIFTKADKPNNSKIQSNIANFKTELKKHWEEIPPTFVTSSAQKVGQKEILEYIGQINESV; the protein is encoded by the coding sequence ATGAAAATCACAAGTTCCGAATTCGTCATCAGCAATACCGACTACAAATTATGTCCTGCCGCCGACAAGCCAGAATATGCTTTTATAGGAAGATCCAATGTGGGCAAATCGTCGCTTATCAATATGCTCACAGACAAAAACAAACTAGCCAAAACCTCTGGAAAACCCGGAAAAACCCAGTTGATCAATCACTTTTTGATTAATAAAACGTGGTACTTGGTAGATTTACCAGGCTACGGCTGGGCTCAGGTGAGCAAAGAAATGAAGCAAAAATGGGAGGTCATGACCAAAAATTATTTGGGTCAACGAGAAAACCTACACAACGTATTTGTATTGATCGATTCTCGGATTCCTCCACAGAAGATTGATATCGATTTTTTGAATTGGCTCGGAGAATATCAAATTCCGTTCTCTATTATTTTCACCAAAGCCGACAAGCCTAACAATTCAAAAATCCAATCTAATATTGCGAACTTTAAAACAGAATTAAAAAAACACTGGGAAGAGATCCCGCCTACTTTTGTGACCTCATCTGCACAAAAAGTAGGTCAGAAGGAAATATTAGAATACATCGGTCAAATTAATGAGAGTGTATAA
- a CDS encoding DUF5606 family protein: MDFNEIATVSGKGGLFSVVAPTRGGMILESMDEQKKKLVVNVNSKVSVLGEISIYTTDKEGSRPLSQVMQKIHKEFDGDTGLTTNSDNEELKAFLRFILPEYDEDRVYTSDIKKVVKWYDLLSKNYPELFEEKEEKEEKAAEKKK, encoded by the coding sequence ATGGATTTCAACGAAATAGCAACGGTATCAGGCAAAGGAGGACTATTCAGCGTAGTGGCTCCTACACGTGGAGGTATGATCCTCGAATCAATGGACGAACAGAAAAAGAAGTTGGTAGTTAATGTCAACTCTAAAGTTTCTGTTCTTGGTGAAATATCGATTTATACCACTGACAAAGAGGGCTCTCGCCCATTGTCACAAGTGATGCAAAAAATTCACAAAGAATTTGATGGAGACACTGGCTTGACTACCAATTCGGACAACGAAGAATTGAAAGCTTTCTTAAGGTTTATCCTTCCAGAGTACGACGAGGATCGCGTGTACACCTCAGACATCAAAAAAGTAGTGAAGTGGTACGACCTACTCAGCAAAAACTACCCAGAGCTGTTCGAGGAAAAAGAGGAGAAAGAAGAAAAAGCCGCAGAAAAGAAAAAATAA
- the fbp gene encoding class 1 fructose-bisphosphatase has protein sequence MDKHTLGSTIGTTLDRFINDKQGEFPFATGELSQLLRDIALAGKIINREVNKSGLLDIAGAYGATNVQGEEQQKLDVIADIRFTRALKNGGEVCAIISEEEDDLIRLNSNSRYVVAMDPLDGSSNIDVNVSIGTIFSIYRRVTPIGTPVQMEDVLQKGDKQVAAGYILYGSSTMLVYTTGHGVNGFTFEPTLGEFLLSHQNMKCPKDGKMYSINEGSYNSFEPEVKAYIEYCKEQQYSARYIGSLVADFHRNLLKGGIYIYPSTEKAPDGKLRLMYECNCLAFIIEQAGGMATDGQRRVMEIEPTELHQRVPLFIGSPDMVNKAHAFRGEASIVQKN, from the coding sequence ATGGACAAGCATACACTCGGATCTACTATTGGTACTACCTTAGATAGATTCATCAATGACAAACAAGGCGAATTTCCTTTCGCCACTGGTGAGTTGTCTCAATTACTAAGAGATATAGCCCTTGCTGGAAAAATAATTAATCGTGAAGTCAATAAATCTGGCTTGCTGGATATCGCTGGCGCCTATGGTGCCACTAATGTACAGGGCGAAGAACAGCAAAAATTAGATGTAATTGCGGATATCAGATTTACACGCGCCCTTAAAAATGGCGGAGAAGTCTGTGCGATTATTTCCGAAGAGGAAGATGATTTGATTCGTTTAAACTCCAATAGTAGATATGTGGTGGCAATGGATCCGCTGGATGGCTCATCCAATATCGATGTGAATGTATCTATCGGAACCATATTTTCTATTTATAGGAGAGTTACCCCTATCGGTACGCCTGTGCAGATGGAAGATGTTTTGCAAAAAGGCGATAAGCAAGTAGCAGCGGGCTATATCTTATATGGATCTTCCACGATGCTGGTTTATACTACTGGTCATGGTGTAAATGGCTTTACCTTCGAGCCCACTTTGGGCGAGTTTTTATTGTCTCATCAAAATATGAAGTGCCCAAAAGATGGAAAAATGTACTCTATCAACGAAGGTTCTTACAACAGTTTTGAGCCAGAAGTGAAAGCATACATTGAATATTGTAAAGAACAACAATATAGTGCGAGATACATTGGCTCTTTGGTGGCAGATTTCCATAGAAATTTGTTGAAGGGAGGTATCTACATCTATCCTAGTACGGAAAAGGCACCTGATGGTAAGCTCAGGCTCATGTACGAATGCAACTGTCTGGCTTTCATTATAGAGCAGGCAGGTGGCATGGCTACGGATGGTCAGCGTCGTGTAATGGAAATCGAACCTACAGAACTGCATCAGCGTGTGCCACTATTTATTGGGTCGCCTGATATGGTGAACAAAGCACATGCTTTTAGAGGAGAAGCGTCCATCGTACAGAAGAACTAA
- a CDS encoding aspartate kinase produces MKVFKFGGASVKDAPSVKNVAEVIKQFCNEELVVIVSAMGKTTNALEELVQLFFDKGDWQGQLQVIKNFHFDISNGLFEKDHQVFERLETIFEGIAKYLSFAESKPYMEVYSEMVSQGELLSTRIIRNYLNENIHKTIWIDARTYVKTDYNYIDARVDWDMTKRNISEKIPAFAKDAIVITQGFIGSNGEGKTTTLGREGSDFSAAIFATGLSAESVTVWKDVPGVMTADPRKMPDAVIIPKLSYTDASEMTYYGASIIHPRTIKPLAQNGIKLYVRPFNAPEELGTVIGDEGTGMHPASFILKTKQVFIDFKVTDFTFIDEKKLSMIFNALDQLNIKINLMQNSAVSFSICIDKKFDKVEHLVQRLSDTFNIEMRDNLEMLTVKGYDQEALDKIYDRKEILLEQKSKDVYHLLYVPEKKHKELSESA; encoded by the coding sequence ATGAAAGTATTCAAATTTGGTGGCGCATCGGTAAAAGATGCCCCTTCTGTAAAAAATGTAGCTGAAGTAATCAAGCAATTTTGCAACGAAGAACTCGTAGTCATTGTGTCTGCTATGGGTAAAACGACCAACGCACTGGAAGAATTAGTGCAATTGTTTTTTGACAAAGGAGACTGGCAGGGGCAGTTGCAAGTCATCAAAAATTTTCATTTCGACATTTCTAATGGTCTCTTCGAAAAAGACCATCAGGTATTCGAAAGACTAGAAACCATATTTGAAGGAATCGCCAAATATTTAAGTTTTGCAGAAAGCAAACCCTATATGGAAGTATATAGTGAGATGGTAAGTCAGGGCGAACTGCTCTCTACTCGCATCATCAGAAACTATCTAAACGAAAACATACACAAAACCATCTGGATAGATGCTCGCACCTATGTAAAGACCGACTACAACTACATAGACGCTCGTGTAGACTGGGACATGACCAAAAGAAATATTAGCGAAAAGATTCCAGCTTTTGCCAAAGATGCTATCGTCATCACGCAAGGATTTATCGGGTCTAATGGTGAAGGAAAAACAACCACACTAGGTCGTGAGGGATCTGATTTTAGTGCCGCTATTTTCGCTACAGGCCTTAGTGCTGAATCTGTCACGGTATGGAAAGACGTGCCAGGTGTCATGACTGCTGATCCTAGAAAAATGCCAGATGCAGTGATCATTCCTAAGCTAAGCTATACGGATGCCTCTGAAATGACTTATTACGGTGCGTCTATCATTCACCCACGCACCATCAAACCTTTGGCACAAAATGGCATTAAACTGTACGTTCGCCCTTTCAATGCACCAGAAGAATTGGGTACAGTGATTGGCGATGAGGGTACGGGTATGCATCCAGCTTCTTTCATCTTGAAAACCAAACAAGTATTTATCGACTTTAAAGTCACTGACTTTACGTTTATAGATGAGAAAAAATTAAGTATGATTTTCAATGCCTTGGATCAGCTCAATATCAAAATCAATTTGATGCAAAACTCAGCGGTGAGTTTCTCTATTTGTATTGACAAGAAATTTGACAAAGTCGAGCATTTGGTACAAAGGCTCAGTGACACTTTCAATATCGAAATGCGCGACAATCTAGAAATGCTGACAGTGAAAGGATATGACCAAGAAGCATTGGATAAAATCTACGATCGTAAGGAAATATTGCTAGAACAAAAATCGAAAGATGTGTATCACCTTCTATATGTGCCAGAAAAAAAGCACAAAGAATTAAGTGAATCGGCGTAA
- a CDS encoding fructosamine kinase family protein has translation METSGQAIFWQMCMGSLSFMIDPAVYYGHREAELAFTRMFGGFENRFYESYHEAFPLKEGYRERESIFNLYPLLVHVNLFGSAYLSGIVSALRRFT, from the coding sequence ATGGAGACCTCTGGTCAGGCAATTTTTTGGCAGATGTGCATGGGCAGCCTGTCCTTTATGATCGATCCTGCAGTTTATTATGGTCATCGTGAGGCAGAACTGGCCTTTACTCGGATGTTTGGGGGTTTTGAAAATCGGTTTTACGAAAGCTATCACGAAGCATTCCCTTTGAAAGAGGGATACCGAGAGCGAGAATCAATATTCAATTTATACCCGCTCCTGGTACATGTCAATTTGTTTGGCAGTGCTTACCTCAGTGGGATCGTTTCTGCCTTACGCCGATTCACTTAA
- a CDS encoding fructosamine kinase family protein, whose product MKLGEAVARQLFDTLTEVEIKPIGGGCIHQAGKFLFDGKTYFLKWGQGASHMFETEAQGLVLLRSTDTIGVPKVQGIGKTTTADFLCLTFVESGRSTENFWSVFGQSLAALHQCTSETFGLDHDNYIGSLPQSNIRDRNWSEFFIHCRLMPQIKMARDRGLIDKELTNRFDQLLRVLSVLLPEEEPALLHGDLWSGNFLADVHGQPVLYDRSCSLLWSS is encoded by the coding sequence ATGAAATTAGGCGAAGCCGTCGCGCGTCAGTTATTTGACACTCTGACCGAAGTCGAAATAAAACCTATTGGTGGAGGGTGTATCCATCAAGCTGGTAAGTTTTTGTTTGATGGAAAAACGTACTTTCTTAAGTGGGGTCAAGGGGCCTCACACATGTTCGAAACAGAAGCGCAGGGACTGGTGCTACTCAGAAGCACAGATACGATCGGTGTGCCAAAGGTGCAAGGTATAGGAAAAACAACTACAGCAGATTTTCTCTGTTTGACTTTTGTTGAGTCAGGGAGGAGTACAGAAAATTTTTGGTCTGTATTTGGTCAGTCTCTGGCAGCACTTCACCAGTGTACTTCCGAAACTTTTGGTTTAGATCATGATAATTATATTGGTAGCCTCCCGCAGTCCAATATAAGGGATCGTAATTGGTCGGAATTTTTCATTCATTGTAGGCTTATGCCACAAATTAAAATGGCAAGAGATCGTGGGTTGATAGATAAAGAGCTGACGAACAGGTTTGATCAGCTTTTGAGGGTGCTATCAGTATTATTACCAGAGGAAGAGCCAGCTTTATTGCATGGAGACCTCTGGTCAGGCAATTTTTTGGCAGATGTGCATGGGCAGCCTGTCCTTTATGATCGATCCTGCAGTTTATTATGGTCATCGTGA